In Bos indicus isolate NIAB-ARS_2022 breed Sahiwal x Tharparkar chromosome 19, NIAB-ARS_B.indTharparkar_mat_pri_1.0, whole genome shotgun sequence, the following proteins share a genomic window:
- the ALDH3A1 gene encoding aldehyde dehydrogenase, dimeric NADP-preferring — translation MSAISEVVQRARAAFNSGRTRPLQFRVQQLEGLRRLIREREKDLVGALAADLHKNEWTAYYEEIVYVLEEIDYMIRKLPEWAADEPVEKTPHTQQDEAYIHSEPLGVVLIIGSWNYPFNLTIQPMVGAIAAGNAVVLKPSELSENTASLLATILPQYLDQDLYPVINGGVAETTEVLKERFDHILFTGSTGVGRVVMMAAAKHLTPVTLELGGKNPCYVDKDCDLDIACRRIAWGKFMNSGQTCVAPDYILCDPSIQSQVVEKLKKSLKEFYGEDAKKSRDYGRIINSRHFQRVMGLLEGQKVAYGGTGDATTRYIAPTILTDVDPESPVMQEEVFGPVLPIMCVHSLEEAIQFITQREKPLALYVFSPNDKVIKKMIAETSSGGVTANDVVVHISVHSLPYGGVGDSGMGSYHGRKSFETFSHRRSCLVRPLLNEETLKARYPPSPAKNRATPRPEEEEEGRLGWIHSSPPSPHHQQLFRTELSLQLRLLPVGLHAHTTEVRGENLIGPARPRRPINLSGEAVTWHKDRHGPWQALEMVTVLAALTSVKPGVWGQPLQTCRPQWLELEVRTQRAAFSWAPCPSAQPPGWYPDCRGRGVSVARYEKAAAS, via the exons ATGAGCGCAATCAGCGAGGTGGTGCAGCGGGCCAGAGCCGCCTTCAACTCGGGACGGACGCGCCCGCTCCAGTTCCGCGTCCAGCAGCTGGAGGGGCTGCGGCGCCTGATCCGCGAACGAGAGAAGGACCTCGTGGGCGCGCTGGCTGCGGACCTCCACAAG AATGAATGGACCGCCTACTACGAGGAGATTGTGTATGTCCTGGAGGAGATCGACTACATGATCAGGAAACTCCCTGAATGGGCTGCTGACGAGCCTGTGGAGAAGACCCCCCACACCCAGCAGGATGAGGCCTACATCCACTCGGAGCCCCTGGGCGTGGTCCTAATCATCGGGAGCTGGAACTACCCCTTCAACCTGACCATCCAGCCCATGGTGGGCGCCATCGCTGCAG GGAATGCGGTGGTCCTGAAGCCGTCGGAGCTGAGTGAGAACACGGCAAGCCTGCTGGCCACCATCCTCCCCCAGTACCTGGACCAG GACCTGTACCCTGTGATCAACGGGGGTGTCGCTGAGACCACGGAGGTGCTCAAGGAGAGATTCGACCACATCCTGTTCACCGGGAGCACCGGGGTGGGCAGGGTCGTCATGATGGCTGCGGCCAAGCACCTGACCCCCGTCACACTGGAGCTAGGGGGCAAGAACCCCTGCTATGTGGACAAGGACTGCGACCTGGACATTGCCTGCAG ACGCATCGCCTGGGGAAAGTTCATGAACAGTGGCCAGACCTGCGTGGCCCCCGACTACATCCTGTGTGACCCCTCTATCCAGAGCCAAGTCGTGGAGAAGCTCAAAAAGTCCCTGAAA GAGTTCTACGGGGAGGACGCCAAGAAGTCCAGGGACTACGGGAGAATCATCAACTCCCGGCACTTCCAGAGGGTGATGGGCCTGCTGGAGGGCCAGAAGGTCGCCTACGGAGGCACCGGGGACGCGACCACCCGCTACATCG CCCCCACCATCCTTACGGACGTGGACCCCGAGTCCCCGGTGATGCAGGAGGAGGTCTTCGGGCCCGTCCTGCCCATCATGTGTGTGCACAGCCTGGAGGAGGCCATCCAGTTCATCACCCAGCGCGAGAAGCCCCTGGCGCTCTACGTCTTCTCACCGAACGACAAG GTGATTAAGAAGATGATCGCGGAGACCTCCAGCGGCGGGGTGACAGCCAACGACGTCGTTGTCCACATCAGCGTGCACTCGCTGCCCTACGGGGGTGTGG GGGACAGCGGCATGGGGTCCTACCACGGCAGGAAGAGCTTCGAGACCTTCTCGCACCGCCGCTCCTGCCTGGTGAGGCCTCTGCTGAACGAAGAGACCCTCAAAGCCAGATACCCGCCGAGCCCGGCCAAG AACAGAGCCACCCCCaggccagaggaggaggaagaaggaaggcttGGCTGGATCcactcctccccacccagcccccaccaccAGCAGCTCT TTCGCACAGAGCTGAGCCTCCAGCTCCGCCTTCTCCCGGTCGGGCTCCACGCCCACACCACCGAAGTCCGGGGAGAGAATCTGATTGGCCCAGCCCGGCCAAGGCGGCCAATAAACCTCAGCGGAGAGGCAGTCACGTGGCACAAGGACAGGCATG GTCCCTGGCAGGCCCTGGAGATGGTGACGGTCTTGGCTGCCTTGACCTCGGTAAAGCCCGGTGTCTGGGGCCAGCCACTCCAAACCTGCCGACCACAGTGGCTCGAGCTCGAGGTTCGCACTCAGAGGGCTGCCTTCAGCTGGGCGCCCTGTCCCTCAGCCCAGCCCCCTGGATGGTACCCCGACTGTCGAGGCAGAGGAGTTTCCGTGGCCCGCTATGAGAAAGCAGCTGCCTCCTAA